Proteins from a genomic interval of Lolium perenne isolate Kyuss_39 chromosome 1, Kyuss_2.0, whole genome shotgun sequence:
- the LOC127343404 gene encoding uncharacterized protein yields the protein MAGKGAAAAATAAKWAEGYPWKEKLAKYKGELSKGVWGYWELGAWKPLGISGRQRARLRKEVLLAGEDWTYDAPRGEMRTKRKGHKVDRIAAEKRANTLELMKKMPQMLLDYKKRRWDKKMKEEEAAAAKAT from the exons atggccgggaagggggcggcggcggcggcgacggcggcgaagtGGGCGGAGGGGTACCCGTGGAAGGAGAAGCTGGCCAAGTACAAGGGGGAGCTGAGCAAGGGCGTGTGGGGGTACTGGGAGCTGGGCGCGTGGAAGCCGCTGGGCATCAGCGGCCGCCAGCGCGCGCGGCTCCGCAAGGAGGTGCTCCTCGCCGGCGAGGACTGGACCTACGACGCCCCCCGCGGCGAGATGCGCACCAAGCGCAAGGGCCACAAGGTCGACCGCATCGCCGCCGAGAA GCGTGCCAACACTCTTGAGCTGATGAAGAAGATGCCCCAGATGCTCCTCGACTACAAG AAACGTAGATGGGATAAAAAGATGAAAGAGGAGGAAGCGGCCGCGGCGAAGGCAACATAG
- the LOC127343394 gene encoding phragmoplastin interacting protein 1, protein MGRYGPAHVGPYQPGPSINLAVWPSASATRAKTSAAASSSAAAAAMVLARKKLKQRIRTLLPGGDAEAGAGAEVKKLKVRLVSSKRARPKRPKKPTPAPVVVEEEGEAEKEVEEEQSDEEPAVDEAALALKAEVERRREERRKEKKEKRRVRRLLEAEAAASKKPDAEEAAVDQESEVAGADPAVPDDSEHNIDIAVVEEKANNLDIAKVEGKVVKIKLEEASQEAGSDNPIVSHDSGQSIKKVYVGGIPYYSSEDDIRSFFEGCGSITALDCMTFPESGKFRGIAILTFKTDGAAQRALALDGADMGGFFLKVQPYKANREKVKSNHEKEDFAPKMIEGYNRMYVGNLAWDITEDDLRRFFSDCKISAIRFGTDKETGEFKGFAHIDFSDSTSLAVAMRLDQNVIKGRPVRIRCAVPKKETQKSDDNANSDSSKNKIRTCYECGTPGHLSFACPNKKASEVEPSEKKANVDSAEASSKKRRTCYECGVPGHLSSACPNKKASESEAIGDENKANIGTATTSSKKRRTCYECGVPGHLSSACPNKSAAEVVSNTQTFDEPKIAPSIAYEQNKIGDGSNSAPSKRRKCYECGISGHLSSACPNKKATETNFDEAKSVGDSSTLPATTSGEKKSSDDTSSAPPKKKKRRTCYECGIAGHLSSECPNKAAA, encoded by the exons ATGGGCCGTTATGGGCCGGCCCACGTGGGCCCGTACCAGCCCGGCCCAAGTATAAACCTTGCCGTGTGGCCGTCTGCCTCTGCCACTCGAGCAAAAACCTCAGCcgccgcctccagctccgccgccGCAGCAGCCATGGTGCTGGCGCGCAAGAAGCTGAAGCAGAGGATACGGACGCTGCTCCCCGGCGGCGACGCCGAGGCGGGGGCCGGCGCGGAGGTGAAGAAGCTGAAGGTGCGGCTGGTGTCCTCCAAGCGGGCCCGGCCTAAGCGTCCCAAGAAGCCGACGCCCgcgccggtggtggtggaggaagagggGGAGGCGGagaaggaggtggaggaggagcagTCGGATGAGGAGCCGGCGGTGGACGAGGCGGCGCTGGCGCTGAAGGCGGAGGTGGAGCGGCGGAGGGAGGAgaggaggaaggagaagaaggagaagaggagggtGAGGAGGCtgttggaggcggaggcggcggcgagcaAGAAGCCCgacgcggaggaggcggcggtggaTCAGGAGTCGGAAGTGGCCGGCGCTGATCCTGCCGTGCCAGACGATAG TGAACATAATATAGACATCGCAGTAGTGGAAGAAAAGGCGAACAATCTAGATATCGCAAAGGTGGAGGGAAAGGTGGTGAAAATTAAGTTAGAAGAGGCAAGCCAGGAAGCTGGATCTGACAATCCGATTGTGTCGCACGATAG TGGGCAAAGTATAAAGAAGGTGTATGTTGGTGGCATCCCATACTATTCATCTGAGGATGACATTAGAAGTTTCTTTGAAGGATGTGGCAGTATCACTGCACTGGACTGCATGACTTTTCCTGAGAGCGGGAAATTCAGGGGTATTGCCATTCTCACATTCAAG ACTGACGGGGCTGCACAAAGGGCATTAGCTCTTGATGGTGCAGATAT GGGAGGATTCTTTTTGAAAGTCCAGCCTTACAAAGCTAACCGGGAAAAAGTCAAATCTAACCATGAGAAGGAAGACTTTGCACCAAAGATGATAGAGGGATACAATAGGATGTATGTTGGAAACCTAGCGTGGGACATAACAGAGGATGACCTGAGGAGGTTCTTTTCTGATTGCAAGATCTCAGCCATCCGATTCGGAACAGACAAGGAGACAGGTGAATTCAAAGGCTTTGCACATATTGATTTTTCTGATAGTACATCTCTTGCCGTTGCTATGAGGCTTGACCAGAACGTGATTAAGGGGAGACCAGTCAGAATTAGATGTGCCGTTCCCAAGAAAGAAACCCAGAAATCAGATGACAATGCAAACTCAGATTCATCGAAGAATAAGATCCGTACATGTTATGAGTGTGGTACTCCTGGCCATCTCTCTTTTGCTTGCCCTAATAAGAAGGCTTCTGAAGTGGAACCTAGTGAAAAGAAGGCTAATGTTGATTCAGCTGAAGCATCGTCGAAGAAGAGACGCACGTGCTATGAATGTGGCGTTCCTGGCCATCTATCATCAGCTTGCCCCAACAAAAAGGCTTCTGAATCTGAAGCCATAGGTGATGAAAATAAGGCTAATATTGGCACAGCCACAACATCATCAAAGAAGAGGCGGACATGCTATGAATGTGGCGTTCCTGGCCATCTGTCATCTGCTTGCCCAAACAAAAGTGCTGCTGAGGTTGTTTCTAACACACAGACTTTTGATGAACCAAAAATTGCACCTTCAATTGCTTATGAGCAAAATAAAATAGGCGATGGATCAAATTCAGCACCTTCGAAGAGGAGGAAGTGTTATGAATGTGGCATCTCTGGTCATCTTTCGTCAGCTTGCCCCAACAAGAAGGCTACTGAAACTAATTTCGATGAAGCTAAATCTGTTGGTGACTCAAGTACATTACCTGCTACCACTTCTGGTGAAAAGAAGTCTAGTGACGATACAAGTTCGGCGCctccaaagaaaaagaagagaagGACGTGCTATGAATGCGGAATAGCTGGTCATCTCTCATCAGAATGCCCCAACAAGGCAGCTGCTTAG